The proteins below come from a single Arthrobacter crystallopoietes genomic window:
- a CDS encoding type II secretion system F family protein: MTAATGLVGGFGLFLIWWSCWELPEPPPKSPRNPRFTRLQEVINQSGIEKVSVHGLIASCTGTAVFTFLLIWVITQSPPIASCFALFGGWLPLVLVRWRARRRVAAMREIWPDVVDHLRSAIRAGLSLPEALVQLGIRGPVELRPAFVEFGADYRAGGRFDQSLERLKDRLADPVADRIIEALRMTREVGGSDLGRLLGTLADFLRDSARTRSELEARQSWTVSAARLAVAAPWIILMLLATRPEAVTAYNSTTGAMVLLGGLVVSLVCYRLMLRIGALPEDERVMK, from the coding sequence ATGACTGCTGCCACCGGCCTAGTCGGCGGGTTCGGATTGTTCCTGATCTGGTGGTCCTGCTGGGAGTTGCCGGAACCGCCTCCCAAGAGCCCCCGCAACCCACGGTTCACCCGCTTGCAGGAGGTCATCAATCAATCGGGTATTGAGAAAGTTTCTGTCCACGGCCTTATTGCCAGTTGTACCGGAACAGCCGTGTTTACCTTCTTGCTGATTTGGGTGATTACGCAATCTCCTCCGATCGCGAGCTGTTTCGCGCTCTTTGGCGGATGGCTGCCGTTGGTGCTGGTGCGGTGGCGCGCGAGACGCCGTGTGGCGGCGATGCGCGAAATCTGGCCGGACGTAGTCGACCACCTTCGTTCCGCCATTCGTGCCGGCCTCTCGTTGCCGGAGGCTCTGGTACAGCTGGGGATCCGGGGACCGGTGGAGCTGCGTCCGGCGTTCGTCGAATTCGGGGCAGATTACCGGGCCGGAGGGCGCTTCGACCAGTCGTTGGAGCGGCTGAAGGATCGGCTCGCGGATCCAGTCGCAGACCGGATCATCGAAGCACTCAGAATGACAAGGGAGGTGGGCGGCTCCGACCTGGGCAGGCTGCTGGGTACCCTGGCGGATTTTCTTCGCGACAGCGCGCGCACCAGAAGCGAGCTGGAGGCCCGCCAATCATGGACAGTCAGCGCCGCGAGGTTGGCAGTTGCCGCACCATGGATCATCCTGATGCTGCTGGCTACGCGGCCCGAGGCTGTTACCGCCTATAACTCGACGACGGGGGCCATGGTACTGCTCGGCGGTCTGGTCGTGTCTTTGGTTTGTTACCGGCTGATGCTTCGCATCGGTGCCTTACCCGAAGACGAACGGGTGATGAAATGA
- a CDS encoding M23 family metallopeptidase, producing MSTEQNNRLGNRTVNRLHAGRKSCLPQGIISAALAAFLALSLGTAGPAQADRLDDRKEALEQEMAEVEHSLEFLDADIIETVKQLKEYQSQLPAAQQKLADAQGRVEEAANKVAALAQRVDMALQTKDNINKQLDDDKEELAETREIIGQIATQAYKQGGVPSNLTLFFGSEGDSGLADTIGLADQALRSQNAALNKLSQQNATNVNSKARLEAVEEEIRDLKQQAEEALAAEQAARDEAAAEKEKVDTLIADTSALSDKLQAQKPKIQQQLADVEKQHQQVQADIAERQERLRREAEERRRKEEAERKAAQAAWEKEQARIKAAKAAAAAANQPVPQIVPTVEPPPAAPSESSSFGLASPVSGPVTSGYGWRATPAGTIDFGGSGGYMHTGLDYGSACGTPVRAPASGEVWTSGWGGAAGNMVVISHGVVSGSALATNYFHLTRSAVSVGQRVSQGEVIGYVGTTGNSTGCHLHFETILNGSLVNPMGLL from the coding sequence ATGTCTACTGAGCAGAACAACAGGTTGGGGAACCGGACAGTGAACCGTTTACACGCGGGTAGGAAGTCGTGTCTGCCGCAGGGGATTATCAGCGCCGCGCTGGCCGCCTTCCTGGCATTGTCTCTCGGCACCGCAGGTCCGGCACAGGCGGATCGACTGGACGATCGCAAAGAAGCGCTCGAGCAGGAAATGGCCGAAGTTGAGCATTCACTGGAGTTCCTGGACGCCGACATCATAGAGACGGTAAAGCAGCTCAAGGAGTACCAGAGCCAGTTGCCCGCGGCCCAGCAGAAACTGGCAGATGCACAGGGACGGGTCGAGGAAGCGGCGAACAAAGTCGCCGCCCTGGCGCAGCGCGTGGACATGGCGTTGCAGACCAAAGACAACATTAATAAGCAGCTCGATGACGACAAGGAAGAGCTCGCTGAAACCCGGGAAATCATAGGGCAGATCGCCACCCAGGCGTACAAGCAAGGTGGGGTCCCGTCTAACCTGACGCTGTTCTTCGGCTCGGAGGGTGACTCTGGCCTGGCCGATACTATCGGTTTGGCGGACCAGGCCTTGCGGAGCCAGAACGCCGCCTTGAACAAGCTTTCCCAGCAGAACGCTACGAACGTGAACTCGAAGGCCCGCCTCGAGGCGGTCGAGGAAGAAATCCGGGACCTCAAGCAGCAGGCCGAAGAGGCATTGGCTGCCGAGCAGGCTGCCAGGGATGAGGCCGCAGCTGAGAAGGAGAAGGTGGACACCCTGATCGCGGATACCTCCGCCCTTTCGGACAAACTGCAGGCCCAGAAACCGAAGATCCAGCAGCAGTTGGCTGACGTCGAAAAACAGCACCAGCAGGTGCAGGCCGATATCGCCGAACGGCAGGAAAGGCTCCGACGCGAAGCCGAAGAACGCCGCAGGAAGGAAGAAGCCGAGCGGAAGGCGGCCCAAGCGGCCTGGGAGAAGGAGCAAGCGCGGATCAAGGCTGCGAAGGCGGCTGCCGCGGCAGCCAACCAGCCCGTCCCGCAAATTGTTCCCACGGTCGAACCACCGCCCGCCGCGCCCAGCGAGTCGTCCTCGTTCGGTCTGGCCTCTCCGGTGTCCGGCCCGGTGACCTCCGGCTACGGGTGGAGGGCTACACCTGCCGGCACAATCGATTTCGGTGGTTCCGGCGGTTACATGCACACGGGACTGGACTATGGGTCAGCCTGCGGCACCCCGGTGCGCGCGCCTGCCAGCGGCGAAGTTTGGACGTCAGGGTGGGGCGGTGCGGCCGGAAACATGGTAGTGATCAGCCATGGGGTAGTGTCCGGCAGTGCGTTAGCGACGAACTACTTCCACTTGACTCGGTCCGCCGTGTCCGTGGGCCAGAGGGTCAGCCAAGGGGAGGTCATCGGTTACGTTGGAACAACCGGCAACTCGACCGGATGCCATCTGCACTTTGAAACCATCCTGAACGGTTCGCTGGTGAACCCTATGGGCCTGCTGTAG
- the prfB gene encoding peptide chain release factor 2, which produces MAEIDFPAEIRALRATYDSIEAVTDVETIRKDIAELSEQAGVPDLWDDPAAAQQITSKLSHRQSDLERLEKLEARIDDLEVLVELGQGEDDADSMAEAANELEALKKALAQLEVVTLLSGEYDEREAVVTIRAGAGGVDAADFAEMLMRLYLRWAERHGYPTTVLDTSYAEEAGLKSATFEVKAPYAFGTLSVEAGTHRLVRISPFDNQGRRQTSFAAVEVIPLIEQTDSIEIPDNEIKVDVFRSSGPGGQSVNTTDSAVRLTHLPTGIVVSMQNEKSQIQNRAAALRVLQSRLLLLKKEQENAEKKALAGDVKASWGDQMRSYVLNPYQMVKDLRTEHEVGNTSAVFDGEIDDFIDAGIRWRANTRNAAD; this is translated from the coding sequence ATGGCTGAGATCGACTTTCCCGCAGAAATCCGCGCCCTGCGCGCCACCTATGACTCCATCGAGGCAGTGACCGATGTCGAAACCATCCGCAAGGACATCGCAGAGCTGAGCGAGCAGGCCGGCGTGCCCGATCTCTGGGACGATCCCGCCGCTGCGCAGCAGATCACGTCAAAGCTCTCGCACCGCCAGTCAGATCTCGAACGGCTCGAAAAACTCGAGGCACGGATCGACGATCTGGAGGTGCTCGTTGAGCTGGGCCAGGGCGAGGACGACGCCGACTCGATGGCGGAAGCAGCCAACGAGTTGGAGGCCTTGAAGAAAGCGCTCGCCCAGCTCGAAGTCGTCACCTTGCTCTCGGGCGAGTACGACGAGCGGGAAGCTGTTGTCACCATACGTGCCGGTGCCGGTGGCGTTGATGCGGCGGATTTCGCGGAAATGCTCATGCGTCTATACCTGCGCTGGGCGGAGCGCCACGGGTACCCCACGACGGTACTGGACACATCCTATGCCGAAGAAGCAGGGCTGAAATCGGCGACCTTCGAAGTCAAAGCACCTTACGCCTTCGGTACCTTATCGGTCGAGGCCGGTACCCACCGCCTGGTACGGATCAGTCCTTTCGATAACCAAGGCCGGCGCCAGACGTCCTTTGCCGCGGTCGAGGTGATCCCGCTGATCGAGCAGACAGACTCCATTGAGATTCCGGACAACGAGATCAAGGTCGATGTTTTCCGTTCCTCCGGACCGGGCGGGCAGTCTGTGAACACCACGGACTCGGCCGTGCGGCTGACGCACCTTCCCACCGGCATCGTAGTTTCGATGCAGAACGAGAAATCGCAGATCCAGAACCGCGCCGCCGCGCTCCGCGTGTTGCAATCCCGGCTGCTGCTGCTGAAAAAAGAGCAAGAAAACGCGGAGAAGAAGGCCCTCGCTGGGGACGTCAAGGCATCCTGGGGTGACCAGATGCGTTCCTACGTACTCAATCCGTACCAGATGGTCAAAGACTTGCGCACCGAACACGAAGTCGGCAATACGTCCGCCGTGTTCGACGGTGAGATTGATGACTTTATCGACGCCGGTATCCGCTGGCGTGCTAACACCCGAAACGCGGCGGATTAG
- the ftsX gene encoding permease-like cell division protein FtsX yields the protein MRLAFILGEIGSGLRRNLSMVVSVILVTFISLTFVGAAGMLQLQINQMKGYWYDKVQVAVFLCVDTSTAASCASGPVTDEQRAEIKNTLESPAVAQYVDTYLYESQEDALGHFRDQFANSPIVDSVTADQLPESFRVSLVDPEKYEVINEIFSSLPGVEVVVDQREILERVFSVMNIASLVAVSIAAIMIVCAILLIATTIRLSAFSRRRETGIMRLVGASKAVIQLPFVLEGVIAAVIGALLASVTLWAVARFFIGDWLAQQYPDTAFISEGSVLLIAPALILLGTVLAGISSLLTLRRYLKV from the coding sequence ATGAGACTCGCATTCATCCTTGGTGAAATCGGTTCCGGTTTGCGCCGGAACCTTTCCATGGTCGTTTCCGTCATCCTGGTCACTTTCATCTCGCTGACGTTCGTCGGGGCTGCCGGCATGCTCCAGCTGCAGATCAACCAGATGAAGGGCTACTGGTACGACAAGGTCCAGGTCGCGGTTTTCCTCTGCGTCGATACGTCGACGGCTGCAAGCTGTGCCTCTGGACCAGTAACCGACGAACAGCGAGCGGAAATCAAAAACACGCTTGAGTCGCCTGCTGTCGCGCAGTACGTGGACACCTACCTGTACGAGTCGCAAGAGGACGCGTTGGGACACTTCCGCGACCAGTTCGCCAACTCGCCGATTGTGGATTCCGTAACCGCGGATCAGCTGCCGGAGTCCTTCCGGGTCAGCCTCGTGGATCCGGAAAAGTACGAGGTCATTAACGAGATCTTCTCCTCGTTGCCCGGCGTCGAAGTTGTTGTGGACCAGCGGGAGATTCTGGAACGAGTCTTCAGCGTGATGAATATAGCCTCCCTCGTGGCGGTCAGTATCGCCGCCATCATGATTGTCTGCGCGATCCTGCTGATCGCGACGACCATCCGTCTCTCGGCGTTCAGCCGACGTCGCGAGACGGGCATCATGCGTCTGGTAGGAGCTTCAAAGGCGGTGATCCAGTTGCCGTTTGTGCTGGAAGGCGTCATCGCCGCCGTCATCGGCGCACTGCTGGCCTCGGTTACGTTGTGGGCAGTGGCACGGTTCTTTATTGGCGACTGGCTGGCACAGCAATATCCGGACACGGCCTTCATCTCGGAGGGATCGGTGCTCCTGATCGCACCTGCGCTGATCCTGCTCGGAACCGTGCTGGCAGGAATTTCCTCTCTTCTTACCCTCCGACGCTATTTGAAGGTCTAG
- a CDS encoding TadE/TadG family type IV pilus assembly protein: MRRLITLVRAPGGLRCERGSAVVDFVLVGGVLTLIFVSIMQLALVLHVRNTLIDAAGSGARYGALADRGPEDARGRTVSLITGSLNSAYARNVQVEEIQRGGIRTLRVTVNAPLPAVGLVGPAGGMEVEGHAALSR; the protein is encoded by the coding sequence ATGCGCCGCTTGATAACGCTGGTGCGCGCTCCGGGCGGTCTTCGCTGCGAACGTGGCTCAGCGGTTGTGGACTTCGTATTGGTCGGCGGTGTGCTGACGCTGATCTTCGTCTCGATCATGCAGCTGGCCCTTGTTCTGCATGTGCGGAACACCTTGATCGATGCCGCCGGTTCCGGGGCCCGTTACGGTGCCTTGGCAGACCGCGGGCCTGAAGACGCCCGGGGTCGCACAGTATCCCTGATCACCGGTTCCCTGAACTCTGCCTATGCCAGGAACGTACAGGTGGAAGAGATCCAGCGTGGGGGAATCAGGACACTTCGTGTGACGGTGAACGCGCCGTTGCCAGCAGTCGGGCTGGTTGGTCCTGCGGGCGGAATGGAGGTGGAGGGCCATGCTGCATTGTCGCGGTAG
- a CDS encoding type II secretion system F family protein: protein MTQLMTMGVLAGTGLGAGLWLVLARLPFMRRTRFVDRIAPQLKSVDVQSRLLTAGPVNVTPFGPLERIIRPVLLDAVSWLGRFNLGMTVLSKRLAQAGRRQTAVDFRAEQLLWAVLGLAVGILLALVSAAGGGLDPITGIVLTIGLAAGGFLLRDYMLTVQIQRRETKMLAEFPSLAELMALAVSAGESTTGALERICRSAHGELADEFATVLADTRSGTPLLAALQDFSRRSRLQALVRFVDGITVAVERGTPLADVLRAQAQDVRDMAKRSLMESAGKKEIAMMVPLVFGVLPLTVLFAVYPGLALINLGW from the coding sequence ATGACGCAGTTAATGACCATGGGCGTCCTCGCGGGGACAGGCCTGGGCGCCGGCTTGTGGCTGGTCCTGGCGCGGCTACCATTTATGCGCAGGACACGGTTCGTCGACAGGATCGCACCTCAGCTGAAATCGGTGGACGTCCAGTCCAGGCTGCTGACTGCAGGACCTGTCAACGTGACCCCGTTCGGCCCGTTGGAACGCATTATCCGGCCGGTCCTTCTCGACGCCGTTTCCTGGCTGGGCAGATTCAACTTGGGGATGACCGTGTTATCCAAGCGTCTGGCGCAGGCCGGGCGCCGCCAGACGGCCGTCGACTTCAGGGCGGAACAACTCTTGTGGGCGGTCCTGGGACTAGCCGTCGGAATTCTGCTGGCCCTGGTGTCAGCGGCAGGGGGAGGGCTGGATCCCATCACGGGCATCGTTCTCACAATCGGCCTTGCCGCGGGCGGATTCCTGCTGCGCGATTACATGCTGACTGTCCAGATACAGCGCCGGGAAACCAAGATGCTGGCCGAATTTCCCAGTTTGGCGGAACTGATGGCGTTGGCCGTCAGCGCGGGGGAGAGCACCACTGGTGCGCTCGAACGAATCTGCCGCAGCGCCCACGGCGAACTTGCCGACGAATTCGCTACCGTCCTGGCAGATACCCGGTCGGGGACTCCATTGCTGGCGGCGCTGCAGGACTTTTCGCGCCGGAGCCGGCTGCAGGCCTTGGTGCGGTTCGTTGACGGCATCACGGTGGCAGTGGAAAGAGGTACGCCGCTGGCGGATGTGCTTCGTGCACAGGCACAGGACGTCAGGGATATGGCCAAGCGCAGCCTCATGGAATCGGCGGGCAAAAAGGAAATCGCCATGATGGTTCCACTCGTGTTCGGTGTCTTGCCCCTCACAGTCCTGTTCGCTGTATATCCGGGGCTGGCCCTGATCAATCTGGGTTGGTGA
- a CDS encoding fluoride efflux transporter FluC, giving the protein MTALGALLVGVFGMAGAVARFAADNLFSRAADSRTARMAWPWSTLLVNVAGSFIIGLAASTAAQSSLAEPWSTAVAAGLAGGLTTFSSWTVATVRLWAERRPVAAVVNLAANLALGLGAAAFGLLLLR; this is encoded by the coding sequence GTGACCGCTCTGGGCGCGTTGCTGGTAGGTGTCTTCGGCATGGCGGGGGCGGTGGCCAGGTTCGCCGCGGATAATCTGTTCAGCCGGGCCGCTGACTCCCGGACCGCGCGGATGGCGTGGCCGTGGTCAACCTTGCTGGTCAATGTAGCCGGTTCGTTCATTATCGGGCTGGCCGCTTCAACGGCTGCGCAGAGTTCGTTGGCGGAGCCATGGAGCACGGCGGTAGCGGCGGGACTGGCCGGCGGCCTGACCACGTTCAGCTCCTGGACGGTTGCCACCGTCAGACTATGGGCAGAACGGCGGCCCGTAGCCGCCGTCGTCAATCTTGCAGCCAATCTGGCGCTGGGTCTGGGAGCGGCCGCGTTTGGACTGCTGCTGCTCAGATGA
- a CDS encoding AfsR/SARP family transcriptional regulator, with product MALRQQRLLAALALYGRQSRTFLAGLLWPDSSEHQAAGSLRESVFLVNRTLPQLLSSTQDPLDLDEHVSVDVRDLRAQAARLEEHANPGLQQSLLEAVQDAELLPGWYEDWVISEQERWQRLRLSVLERLAKQFLLLGRIDPAMEAARAATTVEPLRESAQRLLLQCYLAEGNNAEALRAYQSFRIRLRQEFGVAPSPIISDLISSLVEGSDGEQQLGRSGGRG from the coding sequence GTGGCTCTGCGCCAGCAGCGCCTTCTTGCGGCCTTGGCGCTGTACGGCAGGCAGTCCCGTACTTTTTTGGCCGGATTGCTGTGGCCGGACAGCTCCGAGCATCAGGCCGCGGGCAGCCTTCGGGAGAGTGTTTTCCTGGTTAACCGGACATTGCCACAACTCCTGTCGTCGACCCAGGATCCGCTGGACTTGGACGAGCACGTCAGCGTTGACGTCCGCGATCTCAGGGCGCAGGCAGCCCGTCTGGAGGAACATGCCAATCCCGGCCTCCAGCAGAGCCTGCTGGAGGCGGTACAGGATGCCGAACTGCTGCCGGGCTGGTACGAAGACTGGGTCATCTCCGAGCAGGAGAGGTGGCAGCGACTACGGCTGTCGGTGCTTGAACGGCTGGCCAAGCAGTTTCTGCTGCTGGGCAGAATCGATCCGGCGATGGAAGCGGCGCGCGCAGCGACGACCGTAGAGCCCCTACGCGAGAGTGCGCAGCGGTTACTGCTTCAGTGCTACCTGGCAGAGGGAAACAATGCGGAAGCGCTGCGGGCCTACCAGTCCTTCCGGATCAGGCTGCGCCAGGAATTCGGCGTTGCTCCCTCGCCAATCATTTCGGACTTGATCAGTTCGCTTGTGGAAGGGTCGGATGGCGAGCAGCAACTGGGGCGGAGCGGTGGCCGCGGATAG
- the ftsE gene encoding cell division ATP-binding protein FtsE: protein MIRFDNVTKIYDQNTRPALDTVSLEVDRGDFAFLVGASGSGKSTFIRLVLKEDRATRGSVYVAGQNVANIPSWRVPKLRRGIGVVFQDFRLLPNKTVAGNVAFAMQVIGKSRAMIRETVPEVLKTVGLEGKDHRMPHELSGGEQQRVAIARAIVNKPGILLADEPTGNLDPTTSMGIMKVLDRINQNGTTVVMATHDNVIVNDMRKRVIELVDGVLVRDEAEGIYVGAQGDNK, encoded by the coding sequence ATGATTAGATTCGACAACGTCACTAAGATTTACGACCAGAACACACGACCCGCTCTGGACACGGTCAGCCTTGAAGTGGACCGCGGGGATTTTGCGTTCCTGGTCGGAGCTTCGGGATCAGGGAAGTCCACCTTCATCCGGCTGGTCCTCAAAGAGGACCGGGCTACCCGTGGCTCCGTTTACGTGGCCGGCCAGAACGTCGCCAACATTCCAAGCTGGCGGGTGCCCAAGCTGCGTCGCGGCATCGGCGTTGTCTTCCAGGATTTCCGGCTATTGCCGAACAAGACCGTAGCCGGCAACGTTGCCTTCGCCATGCAGGTGATCGGCAAGAGCCGGGCCATGATCCGCGAGACGGTTCCCGAAGTTCTCAAGACGGTCGGCCTGGAAGGCAAGGACCACCGTATGCCCCATGAGCTCTCCGGCGGCGAACAGCAGCGCGTGGCTATTGCCCGGGCCATCGTGAACAAGCCGGGTATCCTGTTGGCCGACGAGCCGACCGGAAACCTTGATCCCACCACCTCGATGGGCATCATGAAGGTCTTGGACCGCATCAATCAAAACGGCACCACCGTCGTCATGGCGACGCACGACAACGTGATCGTGAACGACATGCGCAAGCGAGTGATCGAACTGGTCGACGGCGTATTGGTCCGCGATGAAGCCGAAGGCATCTACGTTGGCGCCCAGGGTGATAACAAATGA
- the smpB gene encoding SsrA-binding protein SmpB, translated as MPRESGRKVVATNRKARHDYHILDTYEAGMALMGTEVKSLREGRASLVDGFCVFYNDELYLEAVYIPEYLNGSWTNHSARRRRKLLLHREELNKISHKIRESGFTIVPLQLYFNDGRAKVEIAIARGKKDYDKRQTLREQQDKREALRAMRERNRGSA; from the coding sequence GTGCCCAGGGAAAGTGGTCGGAAGGTAGTGGCCACCAATCGCAAGGCCCGGCATGACTATCACATTCTGGATACCTATGAGGCCGGTATGGCGCTCATGGGGACCGAGGTCAAATCGCTGCGCGAGGGCAGAGCCTCCCTGGTCGATGGATTCTGCGTTTTCTACAATGATGAGCTGTACCTGGAAGCGGTCTATATTCCGGAGTATCTCAACGGCAGTTGGACCAATCACTCCGCCCGGCGTCGACGCAAACTCCTGCTGCACCGCGAAGAGCTGAACAAGATCTCACACAAGATCCGCGAGTCCGGCTTCACGATTGTGCCCCTTCAGCTTTACTTCAACGACGGCCGGGCGAAGGTGGAAATTGCAATTGCCCGCGGCAAGAAGGACTACGACAAGCGCCAGACGCTGCGGGAACAGCAGGACAAGCGTGAAGCGCTACGTGCCATGCGTGAGCGCAACCGCGGCTCTGCCTGA
- a CDS encoding fluoride efflux transporter FluC translates to MRTTPGADLERPGKPPLPPATVWTAVAVGGLLGTEARYGLGLLFPEDGGIPWTTLAINVTGSLLLGMVTAFWKERPGAPVWLHAGLGPGLLGSFTTFSAVTIAIDQLAAAGRHDVWLAYLGLSPVAGLAAAVAGLVLGRVLARRAARSGDGQP, encoded by the coding sequence ATGAGAACGACGCCGGGGGCTGACCTCGAGCGGCCGGGAAAACCTCCGCTGCCGCCCGCCACTGTGTGGACGGCTGTGGCCGTCGGCGGATTGCTCGGCACCGAGGCGCGCTACGGCCTGGGGCTGCTCTTTCCCGAAGACGGCGGTATTCCGTGGACCACACTGGCGATCAATGTCACAGGTAGCCTCCTGCTGGGGATGGTCACAGCCTTCTGGAAGGAAAGACCGGGCGCTCCGGTCTGGCTCCATGCCGGGCTTGGCCCCGGTCTGTTGGGTTCCTTCACCACGTTTTCGGCCGTCACCATCGCCATCGACCAACTCGCCGCTGCCGGCCGTCATGATGTTTGGCTGGCGTATCTGGGACTGTCCCCCGTCGCCGGACTCGCCGCGGCCGTGGCCGGTCTGGTGCTCGGCCGAGTGCTTGCGAGGCGCGCGGCCCGCTCAGGGGACGGACAGCCGTGA
- a CDS encoding Tad domain-containing protein: MNPPGARRRFIGCRTPAGLGGYGRNARDDDGQVAVLIIGFVMLSLLILTVVMAASAVYVERKKLLSVADGASLAAADTFALADVQGSAGAPVPTLSDGAVHSTVQRYLADTGAAGRFDGLSINPGTGSPESRTAHVVLSAVVHPPIVNFLIPAGVPITVSSDARSELRR; encoded by the coding sequence ATGAATCCGCCCGGAGCCAGGAGGCGCTTCATCGGGTGCCGCACCCCGGCGGGCCTCGGCGGCTACGGGCGGAATGCGCGGGACGATGACGGCCAGGTAGCGGTCCTGATCATCGGGTTTGTGATGCTGAGCCTGCTGATACTCACCGTGGTCATGGCTGCGTCTGCCGTGTACGTAGAGCGCAAGAAGTTGCTCTCGGTGGCGGACGGTGCCTCGTTGGCCGCAGCGGACACTTTTGCGCTTGCTGATGTCCAGGGCTCTGCCGGTGCTCCCGTTCCAACCTTGAGCGACGGTGCCGTCCACAGCACCGTTCAACGCTACCTTGCGGATACCGGTGCAGCGGGCCGGTTCGACGGTCTGTCCATCAACCCAGGCACTGGTTCGCCGGAGAGCCGCACTGCCCATGTGGTCCTCTCCGCCGTGGTGCATCCGCCCATCGTGAACTTTCTGATCCCGGCAGGTGTGCCGATCACCGTGTCCAGTGATGCCCGTTCGGAGCTGCGCCGCTGA
- a CDS encoding carboxylate-amine ligase → MATLGIEEEYLLLNPATGLPEAVADKVAQNLESLQVARGDIQRELLNCQIETATAVCSTLTEAEESLLNFRRQLDTAARKAGVRAAATGTAARIHEDYPELTDKQRYHDLKASAKGIVADQFVNGQHVHVSVPDKESGVQALNRIRPWLPVIVALSSNSPFWLDRDSGFASWRIVHYRRWPVQGCPPAVR, encoded by the coding sequence ATGGCAACGCTGGGAATTGAGGAAGAGTACCTGCTGCTCAATCCGGCCACGGGACTGCCCGAAGCGGTCGCAGACAAGGTTGCGCAGAACCTGGAGTCCCTGCAAGTGGCCCGCGGAGACATCCAGCGGGAGCTGCTCAATTGCCAGATCGAGACCGCCACGGCCGTCTGCTCAACACTGACCGAGGCAGAGGAATCGTTGCTGAACTTCCGCCGCCAGCTGGATACCGCGGCGCGGAAAGCGGGCGTCCGTGCGGCCGCCACTGGCACAGCAGCGCGGATCCACGAAGACTACCCGGAGCTGACGGACAAGCAGCGCTACCACGACCTCAAAGCAAGCGCCAAAGGGATTGTCGCCGACCAATTCGTCAATGGCCAGCACGTACATGTTTCAGTCCCGGACAAGGAGTCGGGCGTGCAGGCCTTGAACCGGATCCGGCCCTGGTTGCCGGTCATCGTGGCGCTGAGCTCGAATTCACCGTTCTGGTTGGACCGCGACAGCGGGTTCGCCAGCTGGAGGATTGTGCACTACCGCCGTTGGCCCGTCCAAGGCTGCCCCCCCGCTGTTCGCTGA
- a CDS encoding carboxylate-amine ligase, with protein sequence MCTTAVGPSKAAPPLFADAADYERRIQRLVETGVVIDRGVLTWLARLSDRYPTLEVRAADVQLEAQDAVLIAALIRGLVVTALAEAEAGKEFPDLDAELLDAAVWQAGRQGLADKLIDPFSGLLLPARDVVNLLVRRIRPALEEAGDAEWVDASLERLWADGIGAERQRRVMAAGGMPALMDLYAGSLTAEA encoded by the coding sequence TTGTGCACTACCGCCGTTGGCCCGTCCAAGGCTGCCCCCCCGCTGTTCGCTGATGCTGCGGATTACGAGCGGCGGATCCAGCGGTTGGTGGAAACCGGAGTTGTGATCGACCGGGGCGTCCTCACCTGGCTGGCGCGCCTCTCCGACCGCTACCCCACGTTGGAAGTGCGCGCGGCCGATGTGCAACTGGAAGCCCAGGATGCAGTCCTCATCGCCGCGCTGATCCGCGGACTTGTCGTCACGGCCCTCGCCGAAGCAGAGGCCGGTAAGGAGTTCCCCGACCTCGACGCCGAACTCCTTGACGCGGCCGTCTGGCAAGCCGGAAGGCAAGGGCTGGCCGATAAGCTGATCGACCCGTTCTCCGGACTTCTCCTGCCCGCACGCGATGTGGTCAACCTGCTGGTTCGGCGCATTCGGCCTGCCCTTGAGGAAGCCGGCGACGCTGAGTGGGTGGACGCTTCTCTGGAACGCTTATGGGCCGACGGCATCGGTGCCGAACGCCAACGGCGGGTCATGGCAGCTGGCGGAATGCCGGCGCTGATGGATCTCTACGCGGGCTCGCTGACCGCCGAGGCTTGA